The window TACGAACAGCGTGACCCAGACGGTCGCCCAGGCGCCGACGATTACCAGCGGGACGTTCCCGACGACGGTGACCGTCCGCACGGCGTTCAACTTTACCGTCGCCGCCAGCGGGTTCCCGGCCCCGACGTTTTCCGTCGCGTCCGGGCAACTGCCGGCCGGGCTCACCCTCGACCCGGCGACCGGGGCCGTCACCGGCACCCCGACCCAGGCCGGGACGTTCACTGGCGTCATCCAAGCGACCAACGGGGCCGGGTCCGTCGACGTGCCGTTCGCGATCACGGCTACGTCCCGTCCGGTCGGACAGAACACCGTGGCCGCGTTCGCCGTCTCCGGCGGACCAACCCCGACGCTGCTCAACGCCGATGGCTCGTCGGCAGATACGGGAGCGTCCCCGTTCGGACCAGGGACCACGTCCATGGTGGTGATGACCGACGTGACCGGGGACGGTATCCCGGACCTGATCTACGGGTCCGGGCCGGGAACGCCGGCCAAGGTAGTGGTGATCGACGGAGCGACCGATCAGGTCGTGTTCACCTTCACCCCATTCGAAGCGGCGTTCACCGGCGGCGTGTTCGTGGCAGCCGGGGACGTGGACGGGGACGGGCACGCCGACATCGCCGTCAGTGCCGACACGGGCGGGAGCGGCCGGGTGATCGTGTACAGTGGGCAGACCGGCTCGGTCATGGCCGACTTTATGGGGATCGCCGACCCGAATTTCCGGGGCGGAGCCCGGGTAACGATGGGGGACGTGAACGGCGACGGGTTGGACGACTTGGTGGTGGCAGCCGGGACGGGGGGCGGCCCCCGGGTGGCGATATTCGACGGGGCGACCCTGCGGCCGGGCCAGACGCCGACCCGCCTGATCCCGGACTTCTTCGCGTTCGAGCCGACACTGCGGGACGGGGCCTACGTGGCGGTCGGGGATGTGAACGGGGACGGGATCGGCGATCTTGTCCTCGGCGGCGGCCCGACGGGTGGCCCGCGGGTACTGGTCCTGGACGGGGCGTCGCTCCTGGCGAGCAACGGCCTGACGCCGAGTACGCTGGCCAACTTCTACGCCGGCGACCCGTCGTCCCGCGAGGGGGTCACGGTGGCCGTCAAGGATCTGGGCAACAACGGTCAGGCCGATCTGGTGGTCGATGATCCGGCGACGGGCGGAACCCACGTGGTCGCGTACCAGGGGTCGGCCCTCACCCCGTCCGGGACGCCGGCCGTCTACCACGACTACAGCGACGCGGCGGACCCGCTCGGGGTGTACGTCGGGTAAGTCCGCGTTACCGAACCCGGAGAAGCCAGGCACCCGCGCGAACTCGTCGCGCGGGTGCCTGGGTCGCGCCCCGCATCCGTGATCTATTCGAGTGCAAGAAGCCCGTGGGACGACGGGCTTCGGCGGAATGGGCGACGGGCCCGTTGTTTACTTTCGTCGTTTGGAAAAAGGGACGCTCGTGCTTGAATGTGATAAGATTGCCCGGTAATGGTCAACGAATGTCTGAATAATTGGCCTTCCTGAATGGACCGACCATGACGTCGCCTGATAATATCCCCGACCTCTCGGACGATTTGCTAGTCTACAAGTTTGACAAGAAATGCGGGACTGTGGGAACAAAGTGGGATTTTTGCCGGGCGGTCGTCGTCGACCGGGGGAATGAGACCGTTCACTTCTGGAATTGCCATACCCCCCGAACGTTCTTCGCTCTCCGCGCCCAACGTCTGATTAGCTGTCGCTTCGACGAGATATTAGCCGTCTACCGAGGTCGAACTCGAAACACCGAGTGGGCCGATGTCGTCACGCCAACGGGCAAAGCCCACATCGTCCGGATTGAAGCCGCGGAAGAGTTTGACGAATTGTGTCGGCAATTGTTGGTACTTGCCCCAAATGACCTTCGTGCTCCGGCTGAAGAACACCCGCTGATCGCCCTCGTCTACGTGGCTGGCGGTCTCGGAGGGATGTTACCGTTTCTCTATTTGATGCCAAAGGACTCCGGCACGGCCGAGATGATCCTCGCGGGGCTTCTCGGCATCGTGTCAGGCATTGCGGGTGTCTACTGGACGGCACGGTTGTGCCATCGATGGTTCGGAGTCAAACTGGCCCTGCCATTCGGCCTGGGAATCGTTGGTGCGCTGGCCGGAGTATTCGTGTTTTTCAAAGTCGTATGCAGTTTTGTCGAGGGCAACGATATTCACCTCACGATCCTACTGGTCGCGGGTTTCCTGGCAGGTGCCACTGCCGGCGTGGTGCGGGAAAAGAGGAAGTCGCGACGCCGTGACGTGCCGGATCGGATGAAATCC is drawn from Fimbriiglobus ruber and contains these coding sequences:
- a CDS encoding DUF308 domain-containing protein, with protein sequence MTSPDNIPDLSDDLLVYKFDKKCGTVGTKWDFCRAVVVDRGNETVHFWNCHTPRTFFALRAQRLISCRFDEILAVYRGRTRNTEWADVVTPTGKAHIVRIEAAEEFDELCRQLLVLAPNDLRAPAEEHPLIALVYVAGGLGGMLPFLYLMPKDSGTAEMILAGLLGIVSGIAGVYWTARLCHRWFGVKLALPFGLGIVGALAGVFVFFKVVCSFVEGNDIHLTILLVAGFLAGATAGVVREKRKSRRRDVPDRMKSPPAQHG